In Brassica rapa cultivar Chiifu-401-42 chromosome A06, CAAS_Brap_v3.01, whole genome shotgun sequence, a single window of DNA contains:
- the LOC103871611 gene encoding sialyltransferase-like protein 1 produces the protein MRSHQGGRKLTVLQLLCAVAVFSILLFVTIQSSLFATDNSNRKLFFHPEDIKILSVFQSSVQQCVGDRGLGLSAHSIDHCNLILKFPQGTNNTRYNKQFKIFEPLEFKYNVCEALLLWEQTDENNIRPNITLAL, from the exons ATGAGATCTCACCAAGGTGGTCGTAAACTGACGGTTCTTCAACTTCTATGTGCCGTTGCAGTTTTCTCCATCCTCCTCTTCGTCACCATCCAATCTTCCTTATTCGCAACAG ATAATAGCAATCGCAAGCTATTCTTTCATCCGGAAGATATTAAGATCTTGTCAGTGTTTCAATCCAGCGTTCAACAGTGTGTG GGGGACAGAGGTCTTGGACTATCTGCTCATAGTATCGATCACTGCAACTTGATCCTCAAGTTCCCTCAAGGCACTAACAACACTAGG TACAATAAACAGTTCAAGATTTTTGAGCCACTGGAGTTCAAGTATAATGTTTGTGAGGCACTTCTCCTATGGGAGCAGACGGACGAAAATAATATACGGCCAAATATAACATTGGCTCTTTAG